The DNA sequence GATGGAAAGAGACAGGAGAGGAATATGAGCATTATACTGATTCCGGCGGAAAATCAGGCGGACAGAAGGAAAAACTTGCATATACAATATTGGCTGCGAGCCTTGCCTACCAATTCGGCCTCGAAACAAACTCCGCAAGGTCCCGTACCTTCCGCTTTGTGATGATCGACGAAGCGTTCGGACGAGGTTCCGATGAATCAGCTCAGTTTGCGCTGGGGCTTTTCGAGACCCTTCATCTTCAGCTGCTGATCGTCACTCCGCTGCAGAAGATACACGTTATAGAGCCGTATGTCTCTCGTGTGGGTTTTGTCCATAACGAGGAGGGGAAAAACTCCTGCATACGTAACCTGACCATCGAAGAATACATGGAAGAAAAAAAGGCTCGCGGATATGTGGACAAATGATGAAAGTATAATATGTCATCTGAAACGGCTTTGGAACAGCGGGGCCATCCTATCCTCCGTCATTACGGGGAAAGACATTTTCCCATGCACAGTACCGCTTAAAGGTCCATCTTCAAGCGAGCTTGCTTCCAGGTTCGGAGAGGTACAGGACTGGATCGTCTCGCTGAACTCAAAATCTGCCGGCGTCAAAGGCAGAGGTTACAGAGTTGAGTCAAAAACTATAAACCATCGCATGATAGGCAGCAATGATCTGCCCTACAGGATATGGATAGAAACTCTCGATGACGCGGTCTTTCTCCTTGGTAAAAATAAAGATTTAAAAGCTTTCCTGAAGATAATAGATTCTGTTGAGAAATCATGCCCGGCTCTGCTGTCTTATCTCGTACGCCATCCGATGCGCGCCCTGTCTTCGTCAGGCGAATGGGACAGGCTTTTAAGCGTGGTGCTCTGGATGTTTAACCATAATGATCCGGATATATATATCAGGCAGATCGATTTACCAGGAGTGCATACAAAATTTATCGAGCAGAACAGGGCCATCCTTTCAGAACTGCTCGACTTATTGCTTCCTGCTGGATCGGTTAATACCTCCTTCTCAGCGATGGGAAACTTTGCACGCAGATATGGCTTTAAAACTCCGCCTCTCCTTGTACGTTTTCGCACTCCTTATGATTCCGGGCTGTTTCCCGATGGGATGTCCGATATCTCACTGCCTGCGGAAGAATTTGCCGCAATGGATATAAACTGCGGAAATGTATTAGTGATTGAAAATCAGATCAATTTTCTCTCTCTGCCGCGTATGAGAAACACCCTCATGATATGGGGTGCCGGTTATGGTTTTGAAAATCTTGTCACTGCTTCCTGGCTGAATACAAAAAGGCTTTACTACTGGGGAGATATTGACACACATGGCTTTGCAATACTCAACCAATTCCGGTCGCTTTTTCCTGCCGCCGTATCATTTTTGATGGACAGAGAGACATTACTGGAACACATAGACCTTTGTGTAAGAGAACCTGCTCCAACGTCGGCTGTTTTACAGAACCTGTCAAATGAGGAGGCAGCACTCTACAAAGATATCAAGGATAATTTATTAGGAGAGCAAATAAGGCTGGAGCAGGAACGTATAAGCTATGGCTGGATCATGAGGGCTTTTGCAGATTGCAGCAGGTGGGAAAGTTGATCAAATAAAAATATAATTTCCCGCAAAACTTATTTCCACCTGCTGTTAACGGTGCAATGAGCCGTCTTACCTATGATAAAATAAGAAAACGGATGAAGCCCGGGTATGGGTAATAGAACGGAGGGGCTGATTTTGAAAAACAGTTTTAATATGTTCCTTCTGCTTGCAGAGGAACTGAGCTTCAACAAAGCGGCAAAACGTGCGTTTATAACACAGCAGTGCTTCAGCGACCATATAAAAAGGCTGGAGGAACAGTACCACACCAGGTTTTTCTACCGCAAGCCGGAGATAGCCCTGACCCCTTCCGGCCAGATAATGAAACAGACTCTTCTGCAGATACGGATGCTGGAGAAAAACATGGAGGCTGTACTGGACCAGATTGAAAACGGAGCGCGTGGAACTCTGTGCTTCGGAATAAATCCAAATCGCGCGGCTGTTTTGCTGCCGAAAATTTTCCCGGCGTTTCATAAAATGTTCCCTCTTGTCAATCTGCATATTACTCTTGATGATACCGCAATTATGGCACAGGATCTGCTGTCCGGCAAAATTGATGCATTTCTGGGTATCAATAATTTGCCAAATGCCATGTTCGATGCGAGGCACATTCTTGACGAAGGCCTTTACCTGATAATTTCAGACAAGACTCTGTGCAGATATTTCGGCGATAATTACCCCGGCTGCATATCACAATTCAAGAAGGGCGTGTCTCTTGAAACTTTTCGTGAAATTCCGATGATACAAAGAGATGCGCCAAGTAAACTTGGGGGCATTATTGATGATTACTGCCGCAAAAACCATATTATGATGAACAGTGTTCTGCTGATCAATGATTTTGATACTCAGCTCCGACTATGTCACAATATGGAGATAGTTTCGATTATGCCGTCTATGTGCATATCTTCCGTTTTAGAAGCTAATATTAGAGACAAGACTAACAGCGATAACAGGATGCACGCATTCCCGTTGCTGGGGTTGGAGAATGTACAGCGGGTCGATTTTATTGTCCAGCATGGCGTCCCGCTGCCATGTTATGTACAGAAGCTATATGAACTGATAAGGTCTGAGTATAATAACGGTGTCACTGCGGAGATAGAAAATAACGGGTCCGGCCGGTAGTAAGGCAGGCCCCGTTTTACTGGTGCGGTTTATCTGTTATAGAGCCAAAGCGCGCCCTCGTCGGCGCCGCCTACCATTTTTCGGTAGGTGTTCAGCATACCAACAGCAGGGTGCTCCGGTTTTGTAACATGTTTCAGCCTTTCAGTAATCTCATCATCCGAAAGCTCAACGTTTATTGTATTTGCATTCAGATCTATTGAAATGATGTCGCCGTCGCAAACTGCGGCGATCGGGCCGCCTTCCCACGCTTCAGGTGAGACATGACCAACGCATGGGCCGCGCGTCGCGCCGGAAAAACGCCCGTCCGTCACCATTGCCACCGAGGTATGCAACCCCATCCCGACAAGCATGGCCGCGGGAATAGAGAGTTCGCGCATTCCAGGACCGCCTTTCGGGCCTTCATATCTTACGATGAGCACGGAACCCGGGGCTATCGTTCTATTTAACAGAATGTCACGAACTTCTTCTTCTGAGTCACATACAACTGCAGGGCCTTTGTGTTTGAACATCGCAGGCTCGACTCCGCTTTTTTTGACAATACATCCCCCTGGAGCAAGATTGCCGTAAAGAACTGCAAAACATCCGTTCGGATATAGCGCGTCGTCTTCCGAATGAATAACCGCTTTATCAACTTTTTTATTAAAGCTGTCCAGATACTTGCCAAGGGTACCTCCGGCTGCAAGCTTTTCATCCAGAAAAAGGTGCCGTCTGACTGCACACAGGGTGGCCGGCACTCCTCCAGCTCTGTGGTAATCGTAGATGCTGTATTTGGATGACGGCTTGAATTTTGCTATTACGGGCACGTCTCTCTGTATCTCGTCAAAATCTTTCAGCGATATATCGATGCCCATCACACGCGATAACGCGCAGATATGGATCTGTGCGTTGCTTGATCCTCCTGTTGCGGATATATGCCTGAGGCCGTTGATTATAGATTTTCTCGTGACTATATCCGAAAATCGTGTTTCCTCATACGCGAGTTCCACTATACGTTCACCGACATCACGTGCCTGTTTGAACTTCGCAGCTGAGCAGAACGGCATCGTGGTAGAGCCGAATGGCGTAAGTCCTATAACTTCCGTGAATACTCCCATTGTATTTGCTGTACCGTACATGGAACAGGTCCCGCATGAGAAGCAAATATTCTGCTTGAAATTCGTAAATGTCTCTTCTGTAATTTTGTCAGCATTTCTCTGGCCTATGGCTTCTTTGAGGTCGGGGGTGACATATATATTTTCTCCGTCGTCGTATGGTATCATTCCGCCAGCCGTAAGGAACATGCACGGTTTATCAAGAACCGCGGCAGCCATCAGCATCCCCGGAACTATCTTGTCACAGGAGCACATAAAAACCAGCGCATCGAACTGGTGCGCATTGACCATGGCCTCTATCGACGCCGCAAGCAGATCCCGTATCGGCAGTACAGAGTGCATCCCAACGCCATGCGTCATCCCGTCACACGGTGCCGGAACAGAGAATTCTGCGGGGGTGCCGCCTGCACACCATACACCTTCCCTAACGTATTTCACAAGCTCACTAAATGGCTTATGTCCTGGATTGACATCGGTAAAAGAGTTAACTATGCCTATTATGGGTTTGCGAATATCTTTATCACGATAGCCGCAGGAATGCATAAGCCCTATATAGTAAGCCTGTGTTCTGTCTTCTGATCTTTCTCCTATTTTCATTCTTCCATCCTCACAAACTCTTAAAAAAGGTTGTCTTTATCGTTAAAACGAAGGTCGAAAAGTTCCCCTTCAACTTCAAGGGCAGGGTTTTCTTCCGCATACGGGAGAAGGCTCTCTGATATTTCTATTTCATCGAGTTTTACAGTGTTTTTGATCCGTACCATCTTTACCTTTGTTCTGTCGATAATATTACATGTCTTGATTGCAGCCTGTATTGCCTGACGGTCGTTCTTAAGCACCATCGGCAGCTTAACGCTCATTGGCACAGTAGATGTAAGTGAATTTGGATAAGTCTGGTCAAAATCCATCTTTTCAAACAGTCTTCTGGTCGTAAAATCAAGTATGCCGACTCCGTTTGCATTGCCATGAGACTTCTCTGTCACGTCGAGTACTGCGATGCGTGTAATATCCGGCCCGCCCGAGGCATATTCCGTGTGATAGCGGCCAAGGATGTTCGTGTCAAAACCGGTCCCGCATATATCTTTGCCAAGTTCATCAAGGATAAGAACGTCAAGCTTGTCAAAAAATATCCTCGGGTAAAGCTCCCAGGCTTTTTTCAGCAGGATCGGCTCCCTGTCATTTATATCCTGTGATTTCATTATTTCTATCTGCGCTGTTTCATGATATGCATTCTCGATAATGCCGACAGCGCAGATGATATTCTTTTTCGCTATCGTTACCCTTGCAATTGCAGGAACACTTTCGGCCATCTGACCAAAACCAAGCATGTGGGCAAAATCTGCACCGCGCTGCTTTCCCATTCCGATCGTAATCATTTTCATGAGTCCGCTTTCATATGGGCCCCTGAAGGCTGGATGCGGCTTGATCCTGTTTATTACAATGATCGCATCTGCTTCGTCTGCATATTTGTCGATATAAACAGGTCTGCCATTGGTGGAAATACCTAACTCAACAACCTCCATAGTGGCTCTTATCGGAGCGCCGAGATAGTCTTCAGTGACTCCCATGCCTTCCAGCATTTTGGCCTGTCCTTCAGCTGTGGCACCGCCGTGGCTTCCCATCGCCGGAAATATGAATGGTTCGCCACCAGCTGCCTTTACTTCGCGCACTATGGTTCTGAGCATAAGAGGCATATTTGCAATACCTCGGCTCCCAGCTGTAATAGCTACCTTCCAGCCAGGTTTTATCTGTGCAAGAAACGCCCCCTCACGCAGTTTTAAAACAAGAGAGCCTTCCACGTCTTCTATTACAGGTCTTAGGAAAAACTGCTTAACCTTTGCCATCCTCGGTATCGGGATATTTGCTAACAGTTCATCAACAGCAGACATTTTAATTACCTCCTGTGCTGTTCAATAGAGTTACAGTGACATTTTTGTATGTCAAACTTGTTTACCCCTGAGGGAACTCACCCCGCGCAGCCTTTCTTTTCGCCCTCCACCCTTCGTACATCGGGGATGACTGAATAAGAGAAATCAGCGCAAGTAAAATAAGGACTGCACATACCGGATTCCTCAGGAAGATCATCCATGATCCCTGACTCATAAGAAGCGACTGATGCAGGCTGACATCCAGCATTCTTCCAAGTATCAAGCCGACAACCAGGGGTGCCACAGGAATCTTTATTTTGTCCATAAAGTACCCCATTATACCGAAAAGCAGCATCAGCATAACATCAAAGAAGCTGTTGTTGATTGCGAAAGAACCGACAACGCACAGAGTGACTACGGCTACGGAAAGCACGCTGTTGCTTATTTTCGTAACGTATATGCAGAGCTTTGTAAAGAACAGGCCTTCGACAAACATAAGAATCGTCGCCAGCAACACCGCCCACAGCAGGGTGTATGTTACCCCGGCGTGTTCAGTCATAAGGCTAGGTCCCGGCATGATCCCGTGTACCATGAGTCCGCCCAGAAGTACTGCGGTCGCGGAACTGCCTGGTATGCCGAGGGTTATGGTAGGGATTAGAGCTCCGCCTACAACAGCGTTATTGGCTGCCTCCGGCGCCGCTATGCCGTAAATCGACCCCTTGCCGAAAGATTCTTTATCATTAGAGCGGCGTTTAGCTTCGTTGTAGGCAAACCAGCACGCGGTGTCTCCGCCGGTACCTGGGATTATACCTGTGAATATGCCGATAAAGCTGGAACGGACAAAGGTAGGGAACAGATCCTTTATCTCCGCCCAGGGCAAGATGATACTGTCCTTAATTTGATCGATAGCGCACTTTGCTGCGCCGCCGCTATCCTTTTCGATCAGCTTAATTGCCTGTGGTATGGAGAAAAGACCTATCAGGGCCACTGTGAATGGGATACCGGAGAACAGATTGATGTTTCCAAGAGTAAAGCGCGGGATCCCGGTGATGGAATCCATACCCACAGTGGAGAAGAGCAGTCCCAGGCTGCCGGCCAGCAGCCCTTTTACGGTAGAACCCTGGGAAAGAGAGGCAAGAATAGTCATGCCCAGAACGGCTACGCCAAAAAGCTCTACAGGGCCGAACATGACGGCGATGCTTCCAAGAAGCGGGGCTACCGTCAAAAGAGCGATGGAACTGATTATACCGCCCACAAAGGAAGCCATAAGAGATATTCCTAGAGCATGTCCCGCCTGGCATTTCTGTGCAAGGGGATAGCCGTCCAATGTAGTTGCTGCCGCAGATGGCGTTCCGGGCGTACATATCAGTATTGCTGCGATAGAACCGCCGTACATTGCCCCCATATAAATAGATGCAAGCATGCTGATGCCCATCCCAGGCTCCATAACGTAAGTGACCGGTACAAGCAGGGCAATTGCCATGGTAGCCGAAAGACCGGGCATGGCACCAACGAAAAGTCCAAGAGCCGTTCCGGCGGCAACGGCAAGCAACGTCATAGGCTGCATAACATTTGTCAGACCTAGAACCAAATTACTTATATACATCTTTATATCTTCTCCTTATTTACCGCTAAAATCCGAGAAACGGCTCAAGATAGCCCATGGGTATCGGCAGGTTGAGGAAACAGACGAATAAGCCGTAAATGAACGCTGAAAAAACCAGACTAATGATGACAGCCTTTACAGGACCCATTGCCCGGAGATATCCGTAAGTCGCGAGCATGAACAGCGGAGTCATCACAAAATAGCCGGCCTTAGGTATCAGATAGACATAAGCAATAACCAGCGTCATGAAAACAACTACGCGCAAAACGTTTATTTTTTCTTCCTCAGTCTGTTCTTCATTGACGTTTACGCTTTTTTCCATTGTTCTTACTTCTTTGACTGCACTGAGAATCATCAGGACTGAAAGCAGAGCAACCATAGCCGCTATTATTTTCGGGAAAAGAGCCGCCTGCGTAGGCATAGCAGACGCCTGAATAAAGAAAAATGCGCCAAGCAGCAGTGAAAATCCTGCAAACAGAACATGTTTAACAATATATCCCACAGTTCATGACCCCCTATAAAGGGGTGCCATATAAAATATATACGGCACCCTTGACAGCATTTATTCGCTTTTATAAAAAGCTATTTTTTCTTATAGTCGTCCTTAACTTCATCCCAGATCACGCGAAACTGTTTTTCCTCGGCCTCAAGCATCTTTTTGTAGTCATCGCCAAACTTCATATCGATCATGCTGGCTCTGTCATTGCATGCTTTTTCAAATTCAGGCATCTTTGCCATGGTTTTAAATGCTTTTATAAGAGCATTCTTTGCCTCGGCAGGAATGCCCTTCGGTGCGCTGTAACCGCGGGAAGAACCCGATACAACATTGTAGCCAAGTTCTTTCATTGTAGGGACATCAGGAAGCCCTGAATAACGTTTTTCGGCAAACAGAGCCAGAGCACGGATATTACCGGCTTTTACCTGCGGAAAGACTATGCCGAGGTTATTGAAGCTGGCATCGATTTTGCCTCCCATTGCAGCCTGCCACGACGGGCCGTCACCTTCAAAGGGGATCATCTGGACCTTAAGCCCTGTCTTCTTTTCAAAGATAAGGGTCGTGAAGAAGTCGTCTCCACCTACGCCGGAGTTTCCGATTGTAATTTTGCCGGGATTAGCTTTCATGGCTGCGAAAAGTTCCTTTGCCGTTTTATACGGACTGTCCTTGGCAACTACAATGATGCCCGGGTCGGTTATCACATTCGCAATCGGTTCAAGTTCGGCGATAGTATATGTGATTTCGGGATTCATAATATAGTTGGTCTGGAGCATCGGTGTATTGGTAATGCTGATAGTATAGCCATCTTTCTTAGTTGTTTTTGCAAGCTGGGTCCACGCAATTGCGCCTGTTGCACCTGGAATATACTGGTTTACAAAAGATTTGCCGAGAACTTTTTCAAGGTACGGCTGTGTGAGCTGGGCAAGTGTGTCGCTTCCGCCGCCGGGCTTAAACCCCTGAAGAACAGTAATCTGTTTTGTTGGATATGCGGCAAACGCCGCAGAACTGATTATTACACAAAGACAAACACACATGATACCCAATAGCCACTTTTTCATAATAGAAAATTCCTCCTTTGTCATATTTGTGATCATGTTAAGCGCGTTTCTGAATTGAAAGAACAATACTTTGATTTTTTTGAATACC is a window from the Synergistaceae bacterium genome containing:
- a CDS encoding DUF2220 family protein; amino-acid sequence: MWTNDESIICHLKRLWNSGAILSSVITGKDIFPCTVPLKGPSSSELASRFGEVQDWIVSLNSKSAGVKGRGYRVESKTINHRMIGSNDLPYRIWIETLDDAVFLLGKNKDLKAFLKIIDSVEKSCPALLSYLVRHPMRALSSSGEWDRLLSVVLWMFNHNDPDIYIRQIDLPGVHTKFIEQNRAILSELLDLLLPAGSVNTSFSAMGNFARRYGFKTPPLLVRFRTPYDSGLFPDGMSDISLPAEEFAAMDINCGNVLVIENQINFLSLPRMRNTLMIWGAGYGFENLVTASWLNTKRLYYWGDIDTHGFAILNQFRSLFPAAVSFLMDRETLLEHIDLCVREPAPTSAVLQNLSNEEAALYKDIKDNLLGEQIRLEQERISYGWIMRAFADCSRWES
- a CDS encoding LysR family transcriptional regulator; translated protein: MKNSFNMFLLLAEELSFNKAAKRAFITQQCFSDHIKRLEEQYHTRFFYRKPEIALTPSGQIMKQTLLQIRMLEKNMEAVLDQIENGARGTLCFGINPNRAAVLLPKIFPAFHKMFPLVNLHITLDDTAIMAQDLLSGKIDAFLGINNLPNAMFDARHILDEGLYLIISDKTLCRYFGDNYPGCISQFKKGVSLETFREIPMIQRDAPSKLGGIIDDYCRKNHIMMNSVLLINDFDTQLRLCHNMEIVSIMPSMCISSVLEANIRDKTNSDNRMHAFPLLGLENVQRVDFIVQHGVPLPCYVQKLYELIRSEYNNGVTAEIENNGSGR
- a CDS encoding dihydroxy-acid dehydratase, coding for MKIGERSEDRTQAYYIGLMHSCGYRDKDIRKPIIGIVNSFTDVNPGHKPFSELVKYVREGVWCAGGTPAEFSVPAPCDGMTHGVGMHSVLPIRDLLAASIEAMVNAHQFDALVFMCSCDKIVPGMLMAAAVLDKPCMFLTAGGMIPYDDGENIYVTPDLKEAIGQRNADKITEETFTNFKQNICFSCGTCSMYGTANTMGVFTEVIGLTPFGSTTMPFCSAAKFKQARDVGERIVELAYEETRFSDIVTRKSIINGLRHISATGGSSNAQIHICALSRVMGIDISLKDFDEIQRDVPVIAKFKPSSKYSIYDYHRAGGVPATLCAVRRHLFLDEKLAAGGTLGKYLDSFNKKVDKAVIHSEDDALYPNGCFAVLYGNLAPGGCIVKKSGVEPAMFKHKGPAVVCDSEEEVRDILLNRTIAPGSVLIVRYEGPKGGPGMRELSIPAAMLVGMGLHTSVAMVTDGRFSGATRGPCVGHVSPEAWEGGPIAAVCDGDIISIDLNANTINVELSDDEITERLKHVTKPEHPAVGMLNTYRKMVGGADEGALWLYNR
- a CDS encoding nickel-dependent lactate racemase codes for the protein MSAVDELLANIPIPRMAKVKQFFLRPVIEDVEGSLVLKLREGAFLAQIKPGWKVAITAGSRGIANMPLMLRTIVREVKAAGGEPFIFPAMGSHGGATAEGQAKMLEGMGVTEDYLGAPIRATMEVVELGISTNGRPVYIDKYADEADAIIVINRIKPHPAFRGPYESGLMKMITIGMGKQRGADFAHMLGFGQMAESVPAIARVTIAKKNIICAVGIIENAYHETAQIEIMKSQDINDREPILLKKAWELYPRIFFDKLDVLILDELGKDICGTGFDTNILGRYHTEYASGGPDITRIAVLDVTEKSHGNANGVGILDFTTRRLFEKMDFDQTYPNSLTSTVPMSVKLPMVLKNDRQAIQAAIKTCNIIDRTKVKMVRIKNTVKLDEIEISESLLPYAEENPALEVEGELFDLRFNDKDNLF
- a CDS encoding tripartite tricarboxylate transporter permease, yielding MYISNLVLGLTNVMQPMTLLAVAAGTALGLFVGAMPGLSATMAIALLVPVTYVMEPGMGISMLASIYMGAMYGGSIAAILICTPGTPSAAATTLDGYPLAQKCQAGHALGISLMASFVGGIISSIALLTVAPLLGSIAVMFGPVELFGVAVLGMTILASLSQGSTVKGLLAGSLGLLFSTVGMDSITGIPRFTLGNINLFSGIPFTVALIGLFSIPQAIKLIEKDSGGAAKCAIDQIKDSIILPWAEIKDLFPTFVRSSFIGIFTGIIPGTGGDTACWFAYNEAKRRSNDKESFGKGSIYGIAAPEAANNAVVGGALIPTITLGIPGSSATAVLLGGLMVHGIMPGPSLMTEHAGVTYTLLWAVLLATILMFVEGLFFTKLCIYVTKISNSVLSVAVVTLCVVGSFAINNSFFDVMLMLLFGIMGYFMDKIKIPVAPLVVGLILGRMLDVSLHQSLLMSQGSWMIFLRNPVCAVLILLALISLIQSSPMYEGWRAKRKAARGEFPQG
- a CDS encoding tripartite tricarboxylate transporter TctB family protein, yielding MGYIVKHVLFAGFSLLLGAFFFIQASAMPTQAALFPKIIAAMVALLSVLMILSAVKEVRTMEKSVNVNEEQTEEEKINVLRVVVFMTLVIAYVYLIPKAGYFVMTPLFMLATYGYLRAMGPVKAVIISLVFSAFIYGLFVCFLNLPIPMGYLEPFLGF
- a CDS encoding tripartite tricarboxylate transporter substrate binding protein, producing the protein MKKWLLGIMCVCLCVIISSAAFAAYPTKQITVLQGFKPGGGSDTLAQLTQPYLEKVLGKSFVNQYIPGATGAIAWTQLAKTTKKDGYTISITNTPMLQTNYIMNPEITYTIAELEPIANVITDPGIIVVAKDSPYKTAKELFAAMKANPGKITIGNSGVGGDDFFTTLIFEKKTGLKVQMIPFEGDGPSWQAAMGGKIDASFNNLGIVFPQVKAGNIRALALFAEKRYSGLPDVPTMKELGYNVVSGSSRGYSAPKGIPAEAKNALIKAFKTMAKMPEFEKACNDRASMIDMKFGDDYKKMLEAEEKQFRVIWDEVKDDYKKK